The following coding sequences lie in one Flagellimonas eckloniae genomic window:
- a CDS encoding DUF937 domain-containing protein, whose amino-acid sequence MSGLLDLLNSPMGKQLISGVAGQTGQPENKTADVLSMAMPLLMGAMKKNTSSPGGAQGLLNALSSKHDGSILNDLGGLFGGGVDQNVMDDGAGILGHVFGSKQPQVENALSSKSGIDAGSISQILKIAAPILLGYLGKQTKQQNVSSPDALSGLLGGLMGGNSAANKQQSLIETFLDSDGDGSVIDDLAGMVLNSGSQKKSGLGGLLGGLFGK is encoded by the coding sequence ACAGCCCAATGGGCAAACAATTGATTAGCGGAGTAGCTGGTCAAACAGGGCAACCTGAAAACAAAACAGCAGATGTTTTGAGTATGGCCATGCCTCTTTTAATGGGTGCAATGAAGAAAAATACTTCTTCCCCGGGAGGTGCACAAGGTCTATTGAACGCACTTTCTTCCAAACATGATGGCAGCATATTAAACGACCTTGGAGGTCTATTTGGTGGTGGTGTAGATCAAAATGTAATGGATGATGGCGCAGGTATTCTAGGTCATGTTTTTGGATCAAAGCAACCTCAGGTTGAAAATGCCTTGAGCAGCAAATCAGGTATCGATGCTGGATCAATTTCACAAATATTAAAAATAGCGGCTCCTATTCTATTGGGTTATTTAGGCAAACAGACAAAACAACAAAATGTCAGTAGCCCTGATGCTTTAAGTGGACTTTTAGGAGGACTCATGGGAGGAAACAGCGCTGCTAATAAGCAACAATCATTAATAGAAACCTTTTTGGATTCAGATGGTGATGGTAGTGTAATAGATGATTTAGCTGGAATGGTATTGAACAGCGGAAGTCAGAAAAAGAGTGGTCTTGGGGGGCTTTTAGGAGGCCTTTTCGGAAAATAA